The following coding sequences are from one Culex quinquefasciatus strain JHB chromosome 1, VPISU_Cqui_1.0_pri_paternal, whole genome shotgun sequence window:
- the LOC6047472 gene encoding uncharacterized protein LOC6047472, with protein sequence MTTRGVEMNGSVMGVAMGYLDFAPEPPAPTAVPVTEHGDMNGAAGHETREIASTNAATVAIPSNGGGDVRIKFETLQPHETQEAITLYNPVGHQMHLPGHHQIQHQQIIYLPPPQHQQHVVLIDQHSQQHLHSPVSYASGLTGHLNPDGLVTIAPSNGNGAPLEMGTQIIVKQEVISEEDHHQQHQIQVEQDQSSMQSMAEPSEGSGAMSQSYQSDASEEIKNGTMDESSGQYSNLESPTNSNDPKTPNAPKTWTAEDMESALEALRSQNMSLTKASATYGIPSTTLWQRAHRLGIDTPKKEGPSKTWNEEALNNALDALRSGTISANKASKAYGIPSSTLYKIARREGIRLAAPFNAAPTSWSAEDLDRALEAIRSGQTSVQKASTEFGIPTGTLYGRCKREGIELSRTNPTPWSEDAMMEALDSVKQGHMSINQAAIHYNLPYSSLYGRFKRGKYETPTNGAQNQNNVVNHGGGGGNGGGGQVNYLTTQVAPMQGIASSPQMEFRIEPPPQHYEHNPANMQHYNPLPTMQQNYLNFSQH encoded by the coding sequence atgacGACTCGTGGAGTGGAAATGAACGGATCCGTGATGGGAGTTGCGATGGGCTACCTGGATTTTGCCCCGGAACCGCCGGCACCAACTGCTGTACCGGTGACGGAACATGGCGACATGAACGGTGCCGCAGGCCACGAAACTCGTGAGATAGCATCAACAAATGCCGCCACAGTCGCCATTCCGTCGAACGGTGGAGGTGACGTGCGGATTAAATTCGAAACTCTCCAGCCGCACGAAACTCAGGAAGCGATTACGCTGTACAATCCGGTTGGCCACCAGATGCATCTGCCGGGTCATCACCAGATCCAGCATCAGCAGATTATCTATCTGCCTCCGCCCCAGCATCAACAACATGTCGTCTTAATCGATCAACACTCGCAGCAGCACCTGCACAGCCCGGTGTCGTACGCGTCCGGCCTAACCGGTCACCTTAATCCGGATGGGCTAGTGACGATTGCTCCGTCAAACGGAAACGGTGCCCCGCTCGAAATGGGTACGCAAATCATTGTCAAGCAGGAAGTGATTTCCGAAGAGGATCATCATCAAcaacatcaaattcaagtggAGCAAGATCAATCATCGATGCAGAGCATGGCCGAACCTTCGGAAGGATCCGGAGCGATGAGCCAGAGCTACCAATCGGACGCCAGCGAGGAAATCAAGAATGGAACAATGGACGAATCCTCCGGACAGTACAGCAATCTGGAAAGCCCCACCAACTCGAACGATCCCAAAACCCCAAATGCTCCGAAAACTTGGACCGCAGAGGACATGGAATCGGCCCTGGAAGCCCTGCGCTCCCAAAACATGAGTCTGACCAAGGCATCGGCCACTTACGGGATTCCGTCGACGACTTTGTGGCAGCGAGCGCACCGCCTCGGCATTGACACTCCCAAAAAGGAAGGTCCGTCCAAGACCTGGAACGAGGAAGCACTCAATAACGCTCTGGACGCGCTACGATCCGGAACCATCTCCGCTAACAAAGCTTCCAAGGCGTACGGAATCCCATCTTCCACGCTGTACAAGATCGCTCGCCGTGAAGGTATTCGGCTGGCCGCCCCGTTCAACGCTGCTCCCACCAGCTGGTCCGCCGAAGATCTGGACCGTGCCCTCGAAGCGATCCGCAGTGGACAAACTTCGGTCCAAAAAGCCAGCACCGAGTTCGGAATTCCAACCGGAACCCTCTATGGACGCTGCAAACGCGAGGGAATCGAGCTGTCTCGGACGAACCCAACTCCGTGGTCCGAGGACGCCATGATGGAAGCGCTGGACTCGGTCAAGCAGGGACACATGTCGATCAACCAGGCCGCGATCCATTATAATCTGCCGTACAGTTCGCTGTACGGGCGGTTCAAGCGTGGCAAGTACGAGACACCAACCAACGGAGCCCAGAACCAGAACAACGTGGTGAACCACGGAGGCGGTGGTGGCAACGGTGGCGGCGGACAGGTCAACTACTTAACCACGCAGGTCGCGCCGATGCAGGGTATCGCGAGCAGTCCCCAGATGGAGTTCAGAATTGAACCGCCGCCGCAGCATTACGAGCACAACCCGGCCAACATGCAGCACTACAATCCACTGCCAACGATGCAGCAGAATTACTTGAACTTTTCACAGCATTAA